From Nitrosopumilus zosterae, the proteins below share one genomic window:
- a CDS encoding type II secretion system F family protein — protein sequence MNVTEKKQKKSEEESVGQIHVYSYKLLNEHVKFLHPKLKSLDKSIKQAMMPIPFEVYVSSMIFFSMIAGACGAVLGFVTAQFINIQPASLEILLPVLGGLVLFGITFGILQIIPKVRVTNRSSKLIEEIPHFIGYMSTLATSGLTLEGIFKAIAKEETEEDIVKDARYIVRNIDILGMDLISAIKDLIHRTPTGPYSELLEGAVVTVQSGGDLKEYFNATAKVQLEEKKMLMQKTTESLGSVAEIYTILLIVFPLLAVIMLSIMGIMSPSLAGFDLITLMNILTFAVIPLSGVLMLVMMDTMVPKR from the coding sequence ATGAATGTAACTGAAAAGAAACAAAAAAAGAGCGAAGAAGAATCAGTTGGGCAAATTCATGTGTATAGTTACAAATTACTAAATGAGCATGTAAAATTTTTGCATCCAAAATTAAAATCATTGGATAAATCAATCAAACAGGCAATGATGCCAATTCCATTTGAGGTCTATGTTTCAAGTATGATTTTCTTTAGTATGATTGCAGGTGCATGTGGCGCAGTTTTAGGATTTGTGACAGCACAATTTATCAATATTCAACCAGCAAGTTTAGAGATTTTACTTCCAGTATTAGGAGGACTGGTGTTATTTGGAATAACATTTGGGATTTTACAAATAATTCCAAAAGTTAGGGTGACAAATAGGTCCTCAAAACTCATAGAAGAAATCCCTCATTTCATAGGATACATGTCAACTCTTGCAACCAGTGGCCTTACACTGGAAGGAATTTTCAAAGCAATAGCAAAAGAAGAAACAGAGGAAGACATCGTAAAGGATGCCAGATACATTGTAAGAAATATCGACATTTTAGGCATGGATTTGATTAGTGCAATTAAGGATTTGATACATAGGACACCAACAGGACCATATTCGGAATTGCTAGAAGGTGCAGTAGTTACAGTTCAGTCTGGAGGAGATCTCAAAGAATATTTCAATGCAACAGCAAAAGTTCAGCTCGAAGAAAAAAAGATGTTGATGCAAAAAACTACAGAATCTCTGGGAAGTGTTGCAGAAATTTACACCATTCTGCTAATTGTATTTCCGTTATTAGCGGTAATCATGTTATCAATTATGGGCATAATGAGTCCCAGCCTTGCAGGATTTGATTTGATCACATTGATGAATATTCTAACATTTGCAGTAATTCCACTTAGTGGGGTATTGATGTTAGTCATGATGGACACCATGGTTCCAAAGAGGTAA
- a CDS encoding pyridoxamine 5'-phosphate oxidase family protein — translation MIEFSKNEIVFLESLEEARIATSHNDIPHVKPVSYVLKDNVILVATDYNTRTFSNIKSNPNTGIVVDIYKSGNHKAVCIQGKTQIIESGPEFKKYYDVFYKKFEWVRRDPWTENEAPFLKIIPSNKVSWGLK, via the coding sequence TTGATAGAATTTAGTAAAAATGAAATAGTTTTTCTAGAATCTCTAGAAGAGGCAAGAATTGCTACATCTCATAACGACATACCACATGTAAAACCTGTATCATATGTACTCAAAGACAACGTCATTTTAGTTGCAACAGATTACAATACACGAACATTTTCGAACATAAAATCAAATCCGAACACAGGAATAGTTGTAGACATATACAAATCAGGAAATCACAAAGCTGTTTGCATTCAAGGAAAAACACAAATTATTGAAAGTGGTCCTGAATTTAAAAAATATTATGATGTGTTTTATAAAAAATTTGAATGGGTGCGAAGAGATCCATGGACTGAGAATGAAGCACCATTTCTGAAAATCATTCCAAGCAACAAAGTAAGTTGGGGATTAAAATAA
- a CDS encoding type II secretion system F family protein, with protein sequence MESKQKRKIKRRRIAVIEPRKSILKNEILKTASFSIIAATSVISMSFYFSGFSESTTIRDIGLIFGILVGVIPLTIHQLKEVQRRDSIDRNLPVFLLALLSSVQSGANLIKAIEQAGERNLGALTPELRNLRANISWGTPIEDAFENFAERTGTRVARRVTVLLEMAMKIGGDVSENLEMIQKHVSDMQNIEKSRKSALQPYTYTIYISFAVFLAVAVLLTTSFFTEIEKVQDGLLESGSGTEGLFGSLANMDIAQLESGLFNMAIIEAVFGGLAAGKIGSGSYVAGTKHVVVMIIISVIAFNIV encoded by the coding sequence ATGGAAAGCAAACAAAAAAGAAAAATTAAAAGAAGAAGAATCGCAGTAATTGAACCTAGAAAATCAATACTAAAAAATGAAATTCTAAAAACAGCATCATTTTCTATCATTGCAGCTACTAGTGTAATTTCAATGAGTTTCTATTTTTCAGGATTTTCTGAATCTACAACAATCAGAGACATAGGATTAATCTTTGGGATACTTGTAGGAGTCATTCCATTAACCATCCACCAACTAAAAGAAGTACAAAGAAGAGACAGCATAGACAGGAATCTCCCAGTTTTTTTGCTTGCATTGCTAAGTTCCGTTCAGAGTGGTGCAAACCTGATCAAAGCAATAGAGCAAGCAGGTGAAAGAAATCTAGGAGCATTAACACCAGAATTGAGAAATCTTAGGGCCAACATTAGTTGGGGAACACCAATTGAAGATGCTTTTGAGAACTTTGCAGAAAGGACAGGTACTAGAGTTGCAAGGAGGGTTACAGTTCTGCTAGAGATGGCAATGAAAATTGGAGGAGACGTATCTGAAAACCTCGAAATGATTCAAAAACACGTTTCAGACATGCAAAATATAGAAAAGAGTAGAAAATCTGCACTGCAACCATATACATACACAATATACATTTCATTTGCGGTGTTTTTAGCAGTAGCAGTTTTGCTAACAACTAGCTTTTTCACTGAAATTGAAAAAGTTCAGGACGGATTACTTGAATCAGGTAGTGGTACCGAAGGATTGTTTGGCTCGCTAGCCAACATGGATATTGCCCAATTAGAATCAGGATTATTCAACATGGCAATCATTGAGGCAGTCTTTGGCGGACTAGCTGCAGGAAAGATTGGGTCAGGATCATATGTTGCAGGTACAAAACATGTTGTTGTGATGATCATAATATCAGTAATTGCATTTAACATAGTCTAG
- a CDS encoding DUF2203 domain-containing protein, with protein sequence MFSFFTTNEANVALPDVIKKFEYALSKKNEVSKLEQQLQMCISTTNSFEEFITLKQKLNSAVTKFYEAVEILENTGVSVKSIEQGLLDFPSKRFDEEVWLCWKYGETEIKFWHEKDSGFMGRKPIEVNDESLV encoded by the coding sequence ATGTTCTCTTTTTTTACTACAAATGAGGCTAATGTTGCTCTTCCAGATGTGATAAAAAAATTCGAGTATGCGTTATCGAAAAAGAATGAAGTATCAAAATTAGAACAACAACTGCAAATGTGCATTTCAACTACCAATTCTTTTGAAGAATTCATCACTCTGAAACAGAAATTAAATTCGGCAGTGACTAAATTCTATGAGGCAGTTGAGATTCTAGAAAATACTGGCGTATCTGTCAAAAGTATTGAGCAGGGTCTGCTTGATTTTCCTTCTAAGAGATTTGATGAAGAGGTTTGGCTGTGCTGGAAATATGGGGAAACAGAAATAAAATTTTGGCATGAGAAAGACTCTGGTTTTATGGGCCGAAAACCAATAGAAGTCAATGATGAATCTTTAGTGTGA
- a CDS encoding TrmB family transcriptional regulator, whose product MSYQDQVSRIATELEEILDLDDLEAKVYLNLLRAGPITASALAKELDIDRARMYRTVDRLVNRNIISTTLSSPKLCIASDPHDALKIALSKKEDEVNKIKKLGEAIIDKINEEITSNQINTVPTFRVVQGRQNIYADIAQLIENSVDTIYIATTLDDVSRMYHSTIPEKISICEKNGGKVRLLVDMNDPKLAPFVKRFNATETKIGKMPSKGRIVVQKDKKMIMSDHAASSQYSGSDSDFSLCTNSNEMVDNIFTLCSFLWDSSKPLKTIDVKNFIKKTSEDQSH is encoded by the coding sequence ATGTCTTACCAAGATCAAGTAAGTAGAATAGCAACAGAGTTAGAAGAGATTTTAGATCTTGATGACCTGGAAGCTAAAGTGTATCTAAATTTACTCAGAGCAGGTCCAATTACTGCAAGTGCGCTTGCAAAAGAGCTTGATATCGATAGAGCCAGAATGTACAGGACAGTAGACAGGCTAGTTAATAGAAATATTATCTCAACAACATTATCCAGTCCCAAATTATGTATTGCGTCAGACCCTCATGATGCACTGAAAATTGCCCTGAGTAAAAAAGAAGACGAAGTAAATAAAATCAAGAAATTAGGTGAGGCAATCATTGACAAAATCAATGAGGAGATCACATCAAACCAAATCAACACAGTTCCAACATTTAGAGTGGTTCAAGGACGTCAGAACATCTACGCGGATATTGCGCAGCTAATCGAAAATTCGGTTGATACAATATACATTGCCACAACACTTGACGATGTCTCCAGAATGTATCACAGCACAATTCCAGAAAAAATCAGCATTTGTGAAAAAAATGGTGGCAAAGTGAGATTGCTTGTAGACATGAATGATCCAAAACTTGCGCCGTTTGTTAAAAGATTCAATGCTACTGAAACAAAAATTGGCAAGATGCCATCAAAGGGAAGAATAGTAGTGCAGAAAGACAAAAAAATGATAATGTCAGATCATGCCGCATCCTCTCAATATTCAGGTTCAGATTCAGACTTTTCATTATGTACAAATTCAAATGAAATGGTTGACAACATTTTCACATTATGTTCATTTCTATGGGATTCATCAAAACCACTCAAAACCATAGATGTCAAAAATTTTATCAAAAAGACAAGTGAAGACCAGTCACACTAA
- a CDS encoding response regulator, with protein MGLITKKCVIIDDDVQITELFSELLALLGLKILAIGHNGLDAIDLFSKHQPDILFMDVEMPKLNGIEALKEIKKINPSAKVIIITGNTSSDCERILQDNGVTAIIYKPFDIQKIKQLIEHFDNPVSMYT; from the coding sequence ATGGGATTGATAACCAAAAAATGCGTAATTATAGATGACGATGTTCAAATCACTGAACTTTTCTCTGAATTATTGGCACTTCTTGGTTTGAAAATTTTGGCAATAGGCCATAACGGATTGGATGCAATAGACCTTTTTTCAAAACACCAGCCAGATATTTTATTTATGGATGTTGAAATGCCAAAATTAAACGGAATCGAAGCATTAAAAGAAATTAAAAAAATCAACCCGTCTGCAAAAGTGATAATTATTACTGGAAATACGTCTAGTGATTGTGAAAGAATTTTACAAGATAATGGGGTTACTGCAATTATTTACAAACCATTTGATATTCAAAAAATCAAACAATTAATTGAGCACTTTGATAATCCTGTCTCAATGTATACTTGA